One part of the Sorangiineae bacterium MSr11954 genome encodes these proteins:
- a CDS encoding TetR/AcrR family transcriptional regulator produces the protein MSDETGARIRKKALALFRKRGFERTTMRDIARAAKVSLGAAYYYFPSKDALVLSYYEDMQLAHDKAARAAFRGANGLEERVRGVLHSKLDVVADDRHLLGAIFRTAVDPESALSAFASSTGGVRQQSVAIFDEAVGDEPMPEDIRALLPKAMWLLHVGMLLYFAHDQSPGQIRTRHLVDDAARVIVPLIAMASLPMLAPMREELVRLVARAFEPQVPSPSTPPAPGESS, from the coding sequence ATGAGCGACGAAACGGGAGCACGGATTCGGAAAAAGGCGCTCGCCCTCTTTCGCAAGCGCGGCTTCGAGCGAACCACCATGCGCGATATTGCGCGCGCGGCGAAGGTCTCCCTGGGGGCCGCGTATTACTATTTTCCTTCGAAGGACGCGCTGGTCCTCTCTTATTACGAAGACATGCAGCTCGCGCACGACAAGGCGGCCCGCGCGGCATTTCGGGGTGCGAACGGCCTCGAGGAGCGGGTGCGTGGGGTGCTGCACTCCAAGCTGGACGTGGTGGCCGACGATCGGCACTTGCTGGGGGCGATATTTCGCACGGCGGTCGATCCCGAGAGCGCCCTCTCGGCGTTCGCTTCGTCCACCGGCGGGGTGCGTCAGCAGTCGGTCGCCATCTTCGACGAAGCGGTCGGCGACGAGCCCATGCCCGAGGACATTCGGGCCCTCTTGCCCAAAGCGATGTGGCTCCTGCACGTGGGGATGCTCCTCTATTTCGCGCACGACCAATCGCCCGGCCAGATCCGCACGCGGCACCTGGTCGACGACGCGGCGCGCGTCATCGTTCCTTTGATTGCCATGGCGTCGCTGCCGATGCTCGCACCGATGCGCGAAGAGTTGGTGCGGCTGGTCGCGCGGGCGTTCGAGCCGCAGGTGCCATCGCCATCGACGCCGCCTGCGCCTGGCGAAAGCAGCTGA
- a CDS encoding N-acyl homoserine lactonase family protein yields MSALTGCASEQKPPAQPESTSAQASGNKPAEQGLRLYIFACGDIDILDVSIFHPGTGQGEKKRLGASCYLVVHPKGSLAWDTGLPDELAKSPAGKKDDFAVERMPKTLASQYKEIGVDPASVGFLGISHMHSDHNGNANLFPRATLLMQKEEYEAAFGADPSKFGFDPSNYPTLKSNPVKKLEGDLDVFGDGSVVVKRAVGHTPGHQTLFVKLPKTGNILLSGDLVHFTENWQKRGVPVFNFNKEQSVKAMNDTAKFLEANHATLWIQHDYEQNQTLRHAPAFYE; encoded by the coding sequence GTGTCTGCTTTGACGGGCTGCGCAAGTGAGCAAAAACCCCCCGCCCAACCCGAGTCCACGTCGGCGCAAGCCTCGGGAAACAAGCCCGCGGAGCAGGGGCTCCGCCTTTATATCTTCGCCTGCGGGGACATCGACATCCTCGATGTCTCCATTTTCCACCCCGGCACCGGCCAAGGTGAAAAGAAGAGGCTCGGGGCGTCCTGCTACCTCGTCGTGCACCCCAAGGGCAGCCTCGCTTGGGATACGGGGTTACCCGATGAATTGGCGAAGAGCCCCGCGGGCAAGAAGGACGACTTTGCCGTGGAGCGCATGCCCAAGACGCTCGCGTCGCAATACAAAGAAATTGGCGTCGACCCCGCGTCCGTCGGGTTCCTCGGCATTTCGCATATGCACTCCGACCACAACGGAAATGCGAACCTGTTTCCGCGCGCCACGCTCTTGATGCAAAAAGAAGAATACGAGGCGGCCTTCGGGGCGGATCCGTCGAAGTTCGGCTTCGATCCATCCAACTATCCGACCCTCAAGTCGAACCCCGTGAAGAAGCTCGAGGGCGACCTCGATGTGTTCGGCGATGGCTCGGTGGTGGTGAAACGCGCGGTGGGGCACACGCCCGGGCACCAGACATTGTTCGTGAAGCTGCCCAAGACCGGAAATATTCTGCTCTCGGGGGACTTGGTGCACTTCACGGAGAATTGGCAGAAGCGCGGGGTGCCGGTGTTCAACTTCAACAAAGAACAGAGCGTCAAGGCGATGAACGATACGGCCAAATTCCTCGAGGCGAACCACGCTACCCTCTGGATTCAGCACGATTACGAGCAGAATCAAACCTTGCGGCACGCGCCGGCGTTTTACGAGTGA
- a CDS encoding OmpA family protein, producing MQQEKRSNGGTSTLPALQGRRLRRPIARGGSGGPPLGPDASPEEREARERAKLNELRQILLGPDQERLAKIEEQFTPDALGKALPEAAVASQKQGEDLTWALRPTVMSAIRDAVKNDPQIFVDALVPVMGPAIRKAAMQALRSLVQQLNETLAHGFSLRGLRWRLEAARTGRPFAEIVLLRSLVYRVEQVFLVHRESGLVLHHLVAPGTPQQDPDQVAAMLSAIDAFVHDAFREEARLARFHVGELVGWVEHGPLAVLVAVVRGTAPNHFGDVLHEVQERIHLQFRQDLSSFSGEVDLFVRTESLLQRCLQSEVVPQAKSRTRFYAAAGALLTAVVCLAAWNAHRNHVEEKRFTQYVDVLRREPGLMLTSARRDGDRFSFEGLRDPLAPSPASLLMPLGAQENNTSFRFGSFYSLDPRLTEQRAMQILQPPAGVTLSVENGNTLVARGRAPRAWIASARILGPSLPAVARFDTTGLYDMDMDKELSDAAASVTKAMIVFPLGSSDITIDQRGPLEEVARATLRMLTIAPDTGKAVTLTLMGHTDPRGPEAQNQSLSAQRADRIQRELVDLGVPASVLRTRGEGIALVSESEACVGSRYRGSACARRVDFRVELQ from the coding sequence GTGCAGCAGGAGAAACGAAGCAACGGTGGGACGTCCACCTTGCCCGCTCTCCAGGGGCGGCGTTTGCGACGTCCCATTGCACGGGGTGGCTCGGGGGGACCTCCTCTCGGGCCCGACGCTTCGCCCGAGGAGCGGGAGGCGCGCGAACGCGCGAAGTTGAACGAGCTTCGGCAGATCCTCCTCGGTCCCGACCAGGAGCGGCTCGCCAAGATCGAAGAACAGTTCACGCCGGACGCCCTGGGGAAGGCGCTCCCGGAGGCGGCGGTCGCCAGTCAAAAGCAAGGCGAAGATCTCACGTGGGCCCTGCGCCCGACCGTGATGTCCGCCATCCGCGACGCCGTCAAAAACGATCCGCAGATCTTCGTCGACGCGCTGGTGCCCGTCATGGGCCCCGCGATCCGAAAAGCCGCGATGCAGGCGCTGCGCTCCTTGGTGCAGCAGTTGAACGAGACCTTGGCGCACGGCTTTTCGCTGCGCGGTCTTCGCTGGCGACTGGAGGCCGCGCGCACGGGGCGGCCCTTCGCCGAGATCGTGCTCTTGCGCAGCTTGGTCTACCGCGTGGAGCAGGTGTTCCTGGTGCACCGCGAGAGCGGCCTCGTTCTCCATCACTTGGTCGCGCCGGGCACCCCGCAACAAGATCCCGATCAGGTCGCGGCGATGCTCAGCGCCATCGACGCCTTCGTGCACGACGCCTTTCGCGAGGAGGCGCGGCTCGCGCGCTTTCACGTGGGCGAGCTGGTGGGCTGGGTGGAGCACGGCCCGCTCGCGGTCTTGGTCGCCGTGGTGCGGGGCACGGCGCCGAACCACTTCGGCGACGTTCTCCACGAGGTGCAGGAGCGCATTCATCTGCAGTTCCGGCAAGATCTCTCGTCCTTCAGCGGCGAGGTCGATCTGTTCGTGCGCACCGAGTCGCTCTTGCAACGTTGTCTGCAGAGCGAGGTGGTCCCGCAAGCCAAATCGCGAACACGCTTTTACGCGGCGGCGGGCGCGCTGCTCACGGCGGTGGTCTGCCTCGCCGCGTGGAACGCGCACCGCAATCACGTCGAGGAGAAGCGCTTTACCCAGTACGTCGATGTGCTCCGGCGCGAGCCGGGCCTGATGCTCACGTCGGCGCGGCGGGACGGCGATCGCTTCTCCTTCGAAGGGCTGCGCGATCCGCTTGCGCCGTCGCCTGCATCGCTTCTGATGCCCCTCGGCGCGCAGGAGAACAATACCTCGTTCCGGTTTGGCTCCTTCTATTCGCTCGATCCCCGGTTGACGGAGCAGCGCGCAATGCAGATCTTGCAGCCTCCGGCAGGGGTCACCTTGAGCGTGGAGAACGGCAATACACTGGTGGCGCGCGGACGTGCGCCGCGCGCGTGGATCGCATCGGCCCGCATCCTCGGACCGAGCCTGCCTGCGGTGGCTCGCTTCGATACGACGGGTCTGTACGATATGGACATGGATAAAGAGCTGTCCGATGCCGCCGCATCGGTCACGAAGGCGATGATCGTCTTTCCGTTGGGCTCGTCCGACATCACCATCGACCAGCGGGGCCCGCTCGAAGAGGTGGCGAGGGCGACCTTGCGGATGCTCACGATCGCGCCCGACACGGGCAAAGCGGTTACGCTGACCCTCATGGGGCACACCGATCCACGCGGCCCCGAGGCGCAGAATCAGTCGCTGAGCGCGCAGCGCGCCGACCGCATCCAGCGCGAGCTCGTCGATCTCGGCGTACCCGCCTCCGTCCTTCGAACGCGCGGCGAGGGGATCGCCCTCGTATCCGAGTCCGAAGCTTGCGTGGGCAGCCGCTACCGCGGCTCGGCGTGCGCGCGGCGCGTCGATTTCCGAGTCGAGCTCCAGTAA
- a CDS encoding GTP-binding protein codes for MARKQKICMLGATGVGKTSLVARFVHSIFSDVYRTTVGVTIDKTRVHVAGHDVDLVMWDLSGEDEFQSVQLSYLRGAAGYLLVADGTRRDTVSTALSLQESAVAVVGNIPLVLVLNKADVASSWDIGDDIGDRLAEKGWPIVKTSAKSGDGVERAFVGLTHAILAADGVIEART; via the coding sequence ATGGCACGCAAGCAGAAGATCTGCATGCTGGGCGCGACCGGCGTGGGCAAAACCAGCCTCGTCGCCCGGTTCGTGCATAGCATCTTCTCCGACGTGTACCGAACCACCGTGGGCGTGACCATCGACAAGACGCGGGTGCACGTCGCCGGGCACGACGTCGACCTGGTGATGTGGGACTTGAGCGGCGAGGACGAGTTCCAGAGCGTCCAGCTCTCCTATTTGCGCGGCGCCGCCGGCTACCTGCTGGTGGCCGACGGCACGCGGCGCGATACGGTGTCGACCGCGCTGTCCTTGCAAGAGTCGGCGGTGGCGGTGGTGGGGAACATCCCGCTCGTCCTCGTCTTGAACAAGGCCGACGTGGCGAGCTCCTGGGACATTGGCGACGACATCGGCGATCGCCTGGCCGAAAAGGGATGGCCCATCGTCAAGACCAGCGCCAAGAGCGGCGACGGCGTGGAGCGCGCCTTCGTCGGCCTGACCCACGCCATCCTCGCGGCGGACGGGGTCATCGAGGCGCGCACATGA